The stretch of DNA tttgttttgtgtcatgTATCCATATCTATATCACTCTGTCATTTCtcccagagagaaaaaaaggacttttgACAATTTTATGTCATATATCATTGTCTGTATCATTGTCTGTCCTCCTTCTGTCACTTTCTTTCAATTTTAacattaatgataataattataacagTAACCTTATTTTTATACCACATTTAATACAAGGattgcagctcaaagtgctttacatgcaAATGACAAAATCCGAATACCAGAACAAAACCAAATCagagataaataaaaacagataagaaagaaacaaacaaaaaacaggcaaataactacaacaaacaaaaataataattataaaacggctgataaaacaataaataatgattaaaaacagaGGCTAAGTTGTACAGGTGTGTTTTtagctttgttgttgttgtcgagTTGGCCTTGGTATTTATTTTGGTGTAGAGTTAAATAATTCCGTGGCTTAGtttaaaacaggggtgtcaaactcattttagttcaagggccacacatagcccaatttgatctcatgtggaccggaccagtaaaaccattgcataatacaaatctacaaataatattataactttactaaaATATACCATCTATTCACAAAACAGATTAGTTCATACTCTAATACTCTAAGatgcaatttcaacaatattatgtaTCAGTCTGgaacacagttttgtttttattgatcatCACAGAAAAAGCTTGTTCATAAAGATAAGTCGTCCCAAACATGCACAAACCTGGTAAGAGATACTGATTAAATGTGTTCAAACCCATCGAGGCAAATTTGTCCTTCAAATCTGAGTCACGTTACAGGTTGATTATTTCAAGTTGAATGGCAAGTGAAAATAAGTGAAGGCATTATTGAAAAACTGGAACTACTTTTCAGCAATTTTCCGACTTTGCAAAATTGTAcagtgggccggattagacTCCTTGGTGGACCGTTTCTGGCCACGGGCCCTACATTTGACTTCCCtggtttgaaaaaaacaaaaataaagttttcttATGGGCTCGATTTAAAACCTTTGCGTATGACATAAATATGGTGATAATACACTTCTGTGATATAAGGCACCACCACACTCAGCATGAATGAATTTTATTCTAAAGTGTATCGCCAGACCGCACGGTGGCGACAGTCAACATTTGTTTAGTTCCGTGCAAAGCACCGTCAGTCGAGGCAGTGAGGTGGCTAGCTCGATACCACAACCTGAACAATAGCATGGGAATACCAGTATTCACCGTCCCCGTAGCTTTCACATATTGTTGAAAGGTTCACGGTAATATTAAGGAATTAAATTATACAAAAGCGTAACTCGGCCGTTTGCGCCTCCGTGTAAATTTAACGTAGCTTAGCAatgttagcgttagcattagtcTTACGCTAGGGACGTCAGTTACCCGCTGAGCAGCACATCTTGAATTGTGTTTATAGATTGTGAGAAGTATTATTTAAAAACCTATTAATCATGGCTACCGGTGCTGATGTGAGGGACATACTGGAGTTGACTGGAGGGGAAAATGACGGTCCCATCAGCAAAAAAGACCTCATCAACTCAGACAAGGTAAGATATAAATGTAACATCaactatttaaaatatttactacAGTTGTACATCGAGTTACACATGGTTTGTGACAAAAATAAGACAACCACACCAGGGTCACAGCAAGAGATTGAGAAGACTAtcattgttattgttatgtATTTGTGTCACTTTGAGATTACCAAAATGTTTCAATTAAAATAACCAATTTCTCCATCATCTGTCTCAGAAAAAAACCAAGAAGGCAACTGAAACGCTGACCTTCAAGAGACCAGAAGGAATGCACAGAGAAGTCTATGCTCTGCTATATTCAGATAAGAAGTATGTGTTCCTTTGAAATTATGGTTTTGTCTTGAATTTGTGCAGTGAATTATCCTTTAGGTTTGGATTCATGTACTGTTGACTTGCTTTCAGTTGGACAAAGAAGTGATTGTGACAAAAGTGAGACCTGCTAAGTTTCTTTAACTCTTTAACTAGAATTTGTTTTCCTCCTGTTAATCTCCAGAGATGCCCCCCCTCTGCTGCCAAGTGACACGACTCAGGGCTACAGGACAGTCAAAGCCAAGCTGGGCTGTAAGAAAGTGCGTCCCTGGAAGTGGATGCCCTTCACCAATCCAGCTCGCAGGGACGGGGCCATATTCCACCACTGGAGACGTGTTGCAGAGGAGGGCAAGGACTACCCTTTTGCCCGCTTCAACAAGGTAGGCAATGTTGCTATCTTATTTTCAGTTTGTCCTCATAACCTATAGGATCTGTATTAGAGGTTTACTTTGTTAAGGTCAAATATGTATTTCAATTGACTGAGaaggaagattttttttgtctcaacACTTTAAACCAACAGATGTTGTAATCAGTCATGCAGCACTGACACAATGGACAGACATGGCTACCCATCCTCTGTGATCTCATCATCTCTTtggatagatacacacacatttacactatTCCATTTATGTTTCCTTATTCAGTATATTTCCTCTGTTCTCCCAACTGTCTCTATAGACGGTGCAAGTGCCAGTGTACTCTGAACAGGAGTATCAGATGCATCTCCATGATGATGGCTGGACTAAAGCAGAGACAGACCACCTGTTTGACCTGTGCAAGCGCTTTGACCTGCGCTTCATAGTTGTCCACGACCGTTATGACCACCAACAATACAGAGTAACCACTCAGTCATTCACCCACTGACATTCTCTTTTACTGAGAATATATCACTAAAATAAAGGTGTATAATAATCATAATGCAGTAAGTTAAAGGTCATATTATTAGTAACATTCTTCTATTTATGCTTTCAGAAACGTTCTGTGGAGGATCTGAAAGAACGTTATTATAATATTTGTGGTAAGCTGACCAAGGTCCGTGCAGCTTCAGGGACAGAGCCCAAGATTTACATCTTTGATGCTGGCCATGAAAGGCGCCGCAAAGAACAACTGGGGAAGCTCTTCAATCGCACACCAGAACAAGTTAGTAACCTTGTGATTTGAATGTAAGATGCATTTTCATGCAGTTTCTTATGCAGTTGTAAAGCTTTGGTAACTGAAATATGATCAGTGGCATCATGCTAAACAACAAACAGTATTGTGAGTCGTAGGCATAAACTCAGGAAAGGAAGGTTGTTGTTTGAAATAGGGAATGTTTAAAAATCCAATTGTGCCAGACAGTTAGCAAATATAGTGTTTACAGTGGTGGGACTACTTAACTCCAAAATAGACTAATTGATGTCAGCAATTAATCTTTTCCTGTTGTTTAGCCTATAGCTTTTGAGCACTAATGCACAAAAAGACTGtatgattttaatattattcAGTAAGATGTGTGCCAGCTTTTTATGGTTATATTAATGTTgcaattcttttgtttttcctgcagGTGGCAGAAGAGGAATATCTTATTCAGGAGCTAAGAAAGATTGAGAATAGGaagaaagagcgagagaagaAGGCCCAGGATCTGCAGAAACTCATTAAAGCAGCTGACACAACTACAGAGTTGAGGCGAGCTGAAAAGAGGGTTTCCAAGAAGAAGCTCccacaaaaaagagaaacagaaaaaccgGTAAgcgcacacacaaaacaaatgagcTAAAGCACAACTAAATGTTTAGAGGAAAAGCACGTTTTTAGTTGAGGTCAGCTTCATGACTGTGCTTACTCAATGTAATGattatattcaaatattaaGTAAAAATGTCATAATAGGAAAGC from Scomber japonicus isolate fScoJap1 chromosome 7, fScoJap1.pri, whole genome shotgun sequence encodes:
- the dmap1 gene encoding DNA methyltransferase 1-associated protein 1 isoform X1: MATGADVRDILELTGGENDGPISKKDLINSDKKKTKKATETLTFKRPEGMHREVYALLYSDKKDAPPLLPSDTTQGYRTVKAKLGCKKVRPWKWMPFTNPARRDGAIFHHWRRVAEEGKDYPFARFNKTVQVPVYSEQEYQMHLHDDGWTKAETDHLFDLCKRFDLRFIVVHDRYDHQQYRKRSVEDLKERYYNICGKLTKVRAASGTEPKIYIFDAGHERRRKEQLGKLFNRTPEQVAEEEYLIQELRKIENRKKEREKKAQDLQKLIKAADTTTELRRAEKRVSKKKLPQKRETEKPSFLLQAVPETAGIKFPDFKSAGVTLRSQRMKLPSSVGQKKIKAIEQILIEQGVDLNPMPTEEIVQMFNELRSDLVLLYELKQAHSNCEYEQQMLRHRYEALLKAGSGGGCSGSIGLGPAATLQGGDTNATNSTTSSTPGVEVQTWPSADDIKVEAKEQIIDVVGAPLTPNSRKRRESASSSSSVKKVKKP
- the dmap1 gene encoding DNA methyltransferase 1-associated protein 1 isoform X2; its protein translation is MATGADVRDILELTGGENDGPISKKDLINSDKKKTKKATETLTFKRPEGMHREVYALLYSDKKDAPPLLPSDTTQGYRTVKAKLGCKKVRPWKWMPFTNPARRDGAIFHHWRRVAEEGKDYPFARFNKTVQVPVYSEQEYQMHLHDDGWTKAETDHLFDLCKRFDLRFIVVHDRYDHQQYRKRSVEDLKERYYNICGKLTKVRAASGTEPKIYIFDAGHERRRKEQLGKLFNRTPEQVAEEEYLIQELRKIENRKKEREKKAQDLQKLIKAADTTTELRRAEKRVSKKKLPQKRETEKPAVPETAGIKFPDFKSAGVTLRSQRMKLPSSVGQKKIKAIEQILIEQGVDLNPMPTEEIVQMFNELRSDLVLLYELKQAHSNCEYEQQMLRHRYEALLKAGSGGGCSGSIGLGPAATLQGGDTNATNSTTSSTPGVEVQTWPSADDIKVEAKEQIIDVVGAPLTPNSRKRRESASSSSSVKKVKKP
- the dmap1 gene encoding DNA methyltransferase 1-associated protein 1 isoform X3; its protein translation is MHREVYALLYSDKKDAPPLLPSDTTQGYRTVKAKLGCKKVRPWKWMPFTNPARRDGAIFHHWRRVAEEGKDYPFARFNKTVQVPVYSEQEYQMHLHDDGWTKAETDHLFDLCKRFDLRFIVVHDRYDHQQYRKRSVEDLKERYYNICGKLTKVRAASGTEPKIYIFDAGHERRRKEQLGKLFNRTPEQVAEEEYLIQELRKIENRKKEREKKAQDLQKLIKAADTTTELRRAEKRVSKKKLPQKRETEKPSFLLQAVPETAGIKFPDFKSAGVTLRSQRMKLPSSVGQKKIKAIEQILIEQGVDLNPMPTEEIVQMFNELRSDLVLLYELKQAHSNCEYEQQMLRHRYEALLKAGSGGGCSGSIGLGPAATLQGGDTNATNSTTSSTPGVEVQTWPSADDIKVEAKEQIIDVVGAPLTPNSRKRRESASSSSSVKKVKKP